TAGTTCCAACACGAGAGCTCGCCGTTCAGGTAAAATAGACCAGAGACAAATAGAGCACGAGATCTCAGTAGCGCTGTCACACACATACATGTCATGCAGTACAACTATCCACGATTGCATTGACTATTGTGACAGCAACATAAATAAACCCGGTATTATAACCAATAGTCGAAATGATACGGTTTCGTATTGGTGTCGGACCAGGCTGACAAcgcattttctttctaaggTGCACGCGGTTGGAAATACACTGGCTAAAGGCACGGGAGTTCAGTTCTGCCTCGCAACTGGTATGAATTTTGTCAAGGCGACTGTCGCGGAGAGACGGTGGCTTCTTATTGGACAGGTGGCATGGATCTGAGACGACAGGAAGCGGAATTGAGACGACGGCCTGACATCATTATAGCGACTCCTGGTCGCATTATTGATCATCTACGCAACACTCCGTCAATCGATTTGCAGACTATAGAAATACTAATAATAGATGAAGCAGACAGGTACCGGAAGACGTTCAGTATGCGCATGGTTAACTGATAAAATTATCATAGAATTCTCGACGAGAATTTCGAGGATCAACTAAATGAACTCATTCGATTGACTCCGCGCAATCGACAGACGATGTTATTTTCTGCCACAATGACTGACGAGGTACGCTCCCCCGATCGCTGGCCGGTCTCCTTTCTTATTCAAAGTCCCCATATCGTTAGGTGAAGGAATTGGCGCGGCTTTCTTTGAACCAGCCCGTGCGTCTCTTCGTGGACAGCAACACAGACGTCGCCGACAATCTCCAACAGGAATTCCTGCGCATCCGTGCCAGCAGGGAAGCCGATCGCGAAGCCATTATCACGGGTAATGTCATCAGGCTTCGCGTAGATATGATAAAGAGATTGTCTGTCTAGCCCTTTGTTGTCGATCCTTCAATGATCGTTGCTTGGTTTTCCTGCCAACCAAGTGGCAGGCTCATCGTCTTCGAATTGTCCTTGGCTTGCTGGGATTGAGTGTCGGCGAGCTCCACGGCAGTCTCAGTCAAGCGCAGGTACGTGACGGGATTCCGGCATCGGTTATGATAAAAGGATTCTGGTGCTTCAGCGTCTCGAAGCCTTGCACAAGttcaaagagaacgaaattAGCATTTTGACTGCTACCGACTTGGCAGCCCGAGGCTTGGACATTATTGGCGTTAAGACGGTGAAAATATTGACTTTGGTTGGTCGGGAGTCCCCGTCACTCTTTGCATATAGGTTATCAATTATAGTATGCCGTCCACGTTTAAACGATATATACACCGCGTCGGTCGAACGGCCAGAGCTGGACGGTGGGGTCGGGCTGTAACTCTAGTCGGCGAAAAAGACCGCAAATTGTTGAAGGAGATCGTGAAGAAGGCTAAAGTGCCAGTGAAAAGTCGGATCGTTGCTCCAGGTGCAGGGGTTATCCaagtctttttttgtgtgtgtgaaGTTGCCTTCCCAGAGGTTATTCTTAAGTATAAGCAGAAAGTGAATCAGCTTGAAAGTGATGTCAAAGTTCTGCTAAAGCAGGAGGCAGAGGAAAAAGAGGTGGGCGTATACCGTTTTTGCCCTAAAGTATATCTGTATCGACTCTTTAGATGAAATTTGCTGAAATGGAGGTGAGCAAAGCGAAAAACCTTATCGAGCACAAGGAGGAGATATCTCGACGTCCTCAACGAACATGGTTCGAGTCGAGTCAACAGAAACGTAAAGGTGCGTATTTAAATAACGGTTTTGCTTCATTGGCGATAATTGTATTAGCTAATGTATTAGCTAATGGATTACCCGAGTCTAAGAAAACGCAATTAGATAAAAAGCGACGATTAGCAAATGGAATTCAAGTAATTACTTCCATAAGGTCCTCAAAGCACCGACACATTTATCGTGATTAGAAGAgccacgacgacaaagagCAGTCCAATTTGAGACGAAGCATGGAGTACCAAGCAAGACAAGCAAAGAgagcaaagagaaagagacggTTGAATGCGATGCCCGACGAGACtccaaattcaaattcaatacTAGTACagccaaagagaaagaagaagaccagTAGTCAGTTTGTTTAGTCCCTACTTACAGTATGCATATAGTCGCATCACCGCGTTTAGCAGAAGTGGGAGGAGGCAAGAGCTTTGAAAGAGAGCTAACCAACACTAGCAAGAAAATGATGAAGGGTTTGAGGTGGGGCTTTAGACTACGAGGCTAATGCATAGGCGACTGATCTGTTTCTCGTTAGCAAACGTACTAGCTCCACAATCAAAACAGCAAAAGGCAAGCCCGGAAagttcaaatcaaagaaaaggtACGCTGTGCGCAAGTAGAGTTGTCTAATAATACTGGTACTGAGCAGATACAAGAGAAGATGACAGCTCGAATTAGGAATTGGGTATGGATGAATGGCATGCTTGTACAGTGTACGCTGTTGGGGGTCGAGCGTGCATGCGTGCGTTGCTCCTATATTCAATGACACGCCTAATTCGATGACCCACCCCTCGACATACTCGCGCGCGTACAGTACCGTCGATCTGACAGTTGCGATTGCGAAATCATAAAGGGAGGTGTGTCGAAGGATGTGGCGGCGCTCGAGAGCGGTGAGCGAGTCGTCTACCCGGAATGAAGCAGGAGGACGTTCTAGTTTCTCTTAGATCAGCTGCACAGACGTGCAAACGTTGTTGCTCGCACTGGCGCTGACGCTGGGAGTGGTTCACATTCGCATATCGTTAGCTGCCTATCGAGGTTCGATGAGACGCTGTTACAGTAGTGTGCAGTGCAGCAAGGGTTAGGGCGCACGCGTTCGCGTTCACTGTTGGCTCGGTGACAGGGGGGTCGGTCACGCCCTGCGCTGGAATATGGCCAGCGCATGATGGCGGCGATCCCTATGCGGTCGCGCGAACATAAGCAGGGCGGGGTAATCGAGAAACGCCTCTTCTACATAGATCTCCCGCCGacgttcctcctcctctcggAGGAGAGTCGAATTCGCGGCTTGGCAGTGAACGATACAACGGGTAAAATGTATGACGCATTTCCGCCGCTCTCGGTCACGCGAGCGATTGGCATCGgcttcgacgccgccgccgccgtcgtctatTGGACGGACTCCGGTAGAAAGGCTATCATGAAGTCGTCTCTCATCGTCaacgtttcgacggcgacgacagtcGTTCCGGCGCTGGAAAAGCCGGAGGATGTTGCCGTCGATTGGGCGGGTCAGTACGTTTTTTATACGGATACGGTGCTAAAGCGAATAGGGATGGCGAGTCTCGACGGCTATTTTGCCACGTGGGTCATCGAGAGCGGTTTGGACAAGCCTAGGGCGATCGCTTTGGATCCTGAAGATGGgtaagagaaagagacgcgTCTGCTTTTTATAAAGtctatttttgtttttttttcttcccgCGTCGATTTCCAGTCGGATGTATTGGACGGATTGGGGCAATGTTCCTCGAATCGAACGCGCGCACATGAGCGGCGCCGGACGAGAAGTTCTCGTCAACACGAGCATCGTCTATCCGAACGGACTCGCACTCGACTTGACGATCGGTCGATTTTATTGGGTCGACGCCAaattggacgtcgtcgaatcctGTCACTTGAACGGAAGCGGACGACGAATGATTGGCAAGTACGAAGCGCCGAAGACCGGTGGTCTTCATCCGTTCAGCCTGGCCCTCTTTCGAAATCATCTCTATTGGACCGATTGGTCGATGCGCGGTATCGTCGAAGTGGgcatcgacgaagcgcgcgcgaaacgcgtcgctGGCACGCTCTCGAACGCCAAACGACCGATGGGCATAGCGGCGTACGATTCCCAGCGCGTTCGCGGTCGAAACGGCTGTTCGAGCGCGAACGGCGGCTGCGAACAGTTGTGCCAAGCGGAgccgaatcggcgacgagtgTGCCGCTGCTCGTACGGACGAACGAACGGCGATCGatgtcgtcgcgacgattcgtACGTACTCTACGCCGAcatcgattcgattcgcgcgtcgacgttcgcgcCGAACGAGACGCACGAGGCgaatttcgccgtcgtttcgaacgcGATTCCGTACGGCGTCGACTACGCGAAATCGTTGGGAGTCGTCATTTGGGCCGAGGAGTCGACGGGACGAATCGCGAGCGCTTCGTATCCGCTCGGGCGAACGCCGACGgttctcgtcgacacggACGGCGGACGACCGACGGCCGTCGCCTATGACTGGATGAGCGCGAATCTCTATTTCGTCGACAAGAATCGAAAGGAGATCGTCGCGTGCCGTCTCGACGGAGGAGACGGACGAGCCCGTTATCGTTATTGCAAAGCGATTGTTGTAACCGACTTGGGTTCCCCTACGTCGATAGCGGTTGATCCCGCCGCCGGGTATGCGCGCGTGCGCGCCTCGAGGGGGGAAAAACCTGACTGACTGTCTTTTGGCTTCCTAGCTACATGTATTGGACGGACGCCGACGTCAAGTTCAATCGCATTGAACGGTCGTATATGAACGGCGATGGACGGCAAgtggtcgtcgtcaatcTCGATTCGCCGCGTGCTGTCGCTTTGGCAAATGGAAAACTGTACTGGACGGAGTTCTATGGTAATAAGGTATGTCCGGCTGTTTGACGTTTACGTTTTTCCAAGAAACGGGGAATCGTCGCTGCATGGGGGGTCCGGTTCGCTTCCGCCGCTGCTAGCGAGCGACTCGTTTTATaattctcgttttttttctcagatcGGCGTCGCCAATTTGGACGGCACCGAGCAGTCCGTCCTGATATCAAAGCATCCGTTGCTAGAAGATCCGAATCGACTGGCTCTGCACAACGGCTACATGTACATCACCTCGGGCGGTTACGACTATCTGCTTCGAGCGCGTCTCAACGGTTCTGATTTGATTCTGTTTCGTAAGACGAGGGATACGCCCGACGGAATCGTTGTTGTTCACGCAGATATGCAGATAGGTAAGTGGACGAGACGTGCACGCGTCCCCGTAAATGTTTCCTTTTCCGAAGGTTCAAATATGTGCTCGTTTCTCAACGGCGGATGCCGTCAACTTTGTTTTCCCGTTCCGAACGGCGGCCGTACATGTGCATGCGGAAAAGACGAAACATCGCAATGTTTACCTGACGTGGAACTAACGGTGACGGAAGTTGCGGCGACTGTTACGCTGGAGTGTCGAATCACGAACCACGGCGTGCCGTTCGTGTCCGTCCTTTGGCTCCGTGACAATGAGACGATAGCGAAGAGCGCATACGATGACGCGTCGTTGCCGCTATCAAACGAGCCGGCGGTCGTCGTTCTGCAGTTGAACTCGGTTCGCACTGGCCTTTACGCTTGCAAAGTCGTCAACGAGTACGGAGCTGCTGTGTCGTCTGTTGCCGTTGCTGTTCCACCGCTAtcgccgacaacgacgacgacaacgaagacgacgtcgtctttcacaATTCTGTATATCGTTTCGAGTGCCGGCATCCTTTTGCTGGTGCTCGTTGCTCTTATTGTGTTCGTTTGGCtgtgtcgacgacgacgacgaaagcgatcggcatcgtcgtcgtcgtcgcaagcCGTCGCCTACGTCGCAAATGTGACACGAGGTCGTTATTCGTCACAAACGAGCAACTCGACTCTTGTAGCGACGTCGCCACTAGAGACGAATGCCGTCGCCTATCCCACGTCACGGGAATCGAACGCTTTTTCACTTAACAATTTTCGTggacgaacgtcgccgccgcctctggAGTTTTCATCTCCTCTACCAccactgtcgtcgtcgtctagtGTCGATTCTCTGGCAGTAAAGCCGTCAGCAGCGGTTGATTGATTGTACAATTAGGTTACAGCAGCGTGTTTTTATTCTTATAATAGGAGCCTCTAGTGACGCGCTGCAGGCGAAAGCAGACGGAGTTGTGGGTAAATTAGTTATCCCTGAGGGGTTTGTCTGGCCGCAAGTAGGCAATACTTGAGATTATTTACGATAGATTTAGCGAATTTGAATTTAGAATTTGGCGAGACAATGTATGTATGTACCAAAGTGGACAAATCTTTTAGTTGCTCAATACACAGAAAGATACGCACGAAAAAAAGCCGTCCAAGAATTCAGTAATTCGCTAAATATGAAACTTTACTTTCCACTCCTTAATCTCGTTTTCcatgatttttttcctatgcaatgccgccgccgcatcGGTTCTCGATCCAGCGCGCACGAGCTGAGCCGCCAGCGCCTGTTCCTCTGCCACTTTCCCCGCCAATCGTTTCACGTACGAAGCGATATACGCCTTTCCGCCTCGCTTCATCTCCGTCTGAATGCTCGACAACTTCTCCCTGCATTCGCGCACCCGATGATCGTACACCTTCGGCGGTTTTTGTCGATGCGATTTCATCTGCGCTATAGTCTTTTCTGCCGACTGCAATTCCGCttgaacgacgcgaaagcTCATGATGCTGCTGATCGTCGGcccaatcgacgtcgtctccgaCTCAGGAGACGATTCTCGTCTCGGCGACGGACTTCGCCGATgcagcgacgccgacgaaggcGGATGATCGATGACGAGCCAACGTTCGTTGACGatgttgacgtcgtcgccttgaaGCGGCTGTCGCAATCGAACGCGAATCTCCAATTTTCCGCCGACTAGTTTCCGATTCGCCGTCAAATCGGCGCACTCGTGCACTTCGCACTTCGTCTCGAGCGCTTCGATGCGAATAGCGACTTCGCCGAGCGACTGATCGCCGCGAAATAGACTCCAACTGCGACTGTGCCACAACTCGGCGCGAACGGGACGACGCTTGAGCGCTCGTCCGAACGCACGCTGTTTACGATCGATCGGAAACTTCATTGAGTGTTCGTACGTCGGATTGTCCGTTCCCTTGATGACGGATGTTTTCGCTGAAGGCGAATCCTCCTGCGGATACGGAAACTCGACGGTCACGTAGGTATCGAaatctttcgcttcgactTTTTTCGGCAGCGGCAAATTGATGccacgaacgacgacgacttcgacttcGGATTCGCTCAGTTCCGGAAAGACGTTGAGCTTGGAAAAGGCTCGATCTTCGTAGTGAAATTGCGGCACGGGTTTCTGATACGAAAGCGCGTTCTTGACGGCGTCCAAGTCGCGCTGCGACGAGCGAACCATATTGCGATACTCCGCCGCCTCTTTCAGATGACCCGTTCCGTTGTAGTAGAGCTCCATTCGTTTGGCCAAGTCGACTTGCTTGGACAACGTCGACTCGAGACGAGCCAACGTTTCGTCATCGGCTTCCGTTCTCTCTACGTTTATCTTGGGTGCCGCTGCTTCGACTGCcggcggctgcggcgacggcgaaagagATGGCATTTGAGACATGTCGACCTTGATTCCACCTCGAGCTGCTTCAATCATCTGATCCATGCTTTTTGcctgaaagaaaattttcttcgccaggtcgacgttgccgtcgtgcTTCGCTTGGAGAGCCGCTTTCTTCAGCTCGGTCTGGCGAtgaacgagacgatcgagcTGCTCGTCGTTGGTCGATCGCGGAGCGGGGAACGTTTGTAGTGTCGCCGGACGCGGCGACGTTTGCACGAGACGCGATGACTCGATGGACGGAGCACTAGCTGTCAGCGCTCCAGCCAACGGCGATTGATGCGACAGAGGCAACGGCGGAAAACCGGGCGGCGCGGGCAACTCGTCGTACGCGTACGATTTCTTGGACTTGCACGCTTGGATCGCTTCTTTGTACTGGCCGACTATTCGATTCATCCGACGAACCTTACCCGATTGCCCGTCGTTTTTGGCCAACTCGACTGCGGACTGATACTTGGCTAATCGCTGCTCGAGCCCTTCTAAAAGCGAGGTGGGTTTTGACGGAATTTCTTGAGGAAcaggagaaggagacggaGAGGGAGACGGCGCCGGTACCGATTCAGAATCAGGCGCCATTTCGTTGAGCTTCTGAAGAGTAAGCTGCGATTTAGCTGACGTTTTGAATCCTGGAGGAGCTGATGGTATCTGAGAcaaatcgacttcttcttctttctgtaTCGACGCAACCGTCTGTTCGAAGTACTTGGCCTTCTTCATgaattcgacggcggctcCCTTGTCGCCTCCCTTCTTTGCTTGAATTGCCGCCGATCTGTACTGCGTCAACCGCtcgtgaagaagagaaagaacggcTTTGATAAGATCGTCCGCGTCTCCTTCGTCAGACGGCTCCGGATTGCTCACAACTACAACAGGTTGTGCCGTCATTGCATCCGAACGCGGAGTCGGCACAGGTCTCTTAGCAGCGGGaggcgccggcgccggctTCATCTGCTCCGGAGTCGTTGTAGATGGACGCGGAGCTGGCTTCGGTTTTTCAGCAGCAACGGGACGAGGAGCGGGCTTCGGTTTGTCCAAACCGTCTGGACTAACAGGCGGAGCGGCCGCAGGCTGCGGACGAGGATTCGACAACGGCTCTTCTTTGGACGGCACATGGACTGGCGGCGGCAcctccgcttcgtcgacgtgctgGCCTTTTTGTGCCGCCTTGAGCAGCTCCTCGCACGTCTTCAGACTTCGACTaaatcgacgaattttcgatttgtcgccgtcggcgttcgcTCGAGCAACGGCACGTTCGTAGAGCGACTTCCTCTCCTCTATCAGTTTGACGATGCCGGCGTTCGGCGAACGGGGTGTGGACTCGCTTGTTGGCATGGGAACGGCATCGGGAGCCTCGCCTCCCGTCAGATCGGCGAGTTCCGATaaaagatcgtcgtcttcgtccacaTCCGAcatgtcgtcttcgtcgacgtctctcaGACCCTCTTCTGCCATCGCCTGTATTTCTGCTAGACTGACGTCCTTCTTTgcttgtttctttttcgattgTTGGGCTGGGTTTCCTGTTAGAGCCAACAACTCGGCttccaagtcgtcgtcgtcggcgtcggcgtccaTATCGAAGCCGAACATCGCGTTTagatctttcttcttcgttcgctTCTCCTCGGAAGGGTTAGAATTGCCCTTTTTGCTTCGGAACATGTCTGCGCAGAAGTGCGTAATGCGCATTCGACGCGTGTCACGTCACGGTACAGTACGCTTCTTATGTCGAATTTGAGTGCTGCTGCACGATTTGCCAACGTGTTTGGTCGTGCTAGACGCGCTGCCATTGGAATGATTCACGTAGAAGCACTTCCAGGTTACTAAACTGAAGGTAATGCTTAGGTCACTTCAGTTGTGCTGCAGGATCTCCAAAACATCGTCTCCCTGTTTCAGCAATAGTAGAGAAGGCTGTAAACGAGGCAAAAATATACAAAGAATGCGGACTGGTAAAGTGACTTCGTAACCGTTCAAAAAACGTTCACCCCCATCTTTCACAGCATGGTTTACTGATAGAAAACATGCACGACGTTCCTTACTTGAATAGCGAAGTCGGTCCCGAGGTGGTCGCTTGCATGACAGCCGTCTGCCAGAGAGTCAAGCAAGAGTCGAAAATGCCATGTGGCATTCAGATTTTAGCTGGAGCAAATAGTGCGGCATTGGCAGTTGCCAAGGCAGCGCAAATGGACTTTATTCGAGCAGAAGGCTTCGTCTTTGCTCACGTTGCCGACGAAGGAATTATAAGTTCATGTGCCGGCGAGCTGATGAGATACAGGAAGATCATTGAAGGAGAGGACATAATGGTATTCACTGATGTCAAGAAGAAACACAGGTAGAATCTTCGAGCAAAACGGACTAAAATgtcaattattatttatgtagTTCCCATGCGTTGACTAGTGACGTAAACATAACTGAGACAGCTCAGGCAGCTGAAATGTTTCTCAGCGATGGAGTAATTATTACAGGAAGTACAACGGGATTACCAGCAAGCAATGAAGACGTTTCAACAGTGCTGAAGTCAGTCAATATACCCGTTCTTCTTGGATCAGGGGTCACGCCAGCCAACGTGCTCAGCTATCCCAGTCAACTGCACGGCATGATTATCGGCTCATACTTCAAGAAGAACGGATGCTggcaaaatgacgtcgatcgcgaacgcGTGAGCGAATTCATGAATAAAATTGAGCGGTGAGAAGCCAACTGCAAACAATATATTCGGATAAATACTCAAGAAACATCTTAGGAGGtaaacttaattaaaaatgtacATTCGAAGAAAGTTCAGTAAGACTTGCGAGGGCACACGATCTTCTGTCGAACGactttcttctgcttcgaACTCGACCATCGTTGATGAACCAAATTGCCCAGCTTCGACGCCGCGCGGACTTTCTTCGCTTGGCAACAACGCGTGGGTGCGGCATCCGTCTTCCTGACGTTCCTGTTGCTTGGCACGGCGCCGAGAGCGTGGgcgagacgcgcgcgcgcgacgcgtcgctcgtcgtgATCGGATCGCGAGAGACGCGCCGCggacgtcgagcgacgacgaacgacgggcGCGCGCATCACGTAGACCGACATGCTCGGATGTTCGATGAGAAGATTCTCCATGTcggtcgattcgacgacgttcgttcccgtcgtcgtttcggcgcGACGAAAGCATTcgggcggcgcgacgacccAGCCGTtgtcttcctcgtcgtctaGGAAAAAGAGCGGATTCCTTTATTACGCCacaataaagaaaaaggcgtgGTTCTTTTGCACTTCGATACCCGATTCCTTTCTTTGCCAAGTGTCGACGACCACccattcttcgtcgtcgccgcgtctcCCCTTCGTTTTGGTACTATCCGTCACGACGATAAAATCGTCTTCTGTGGTTTCCGTGAGATCGATGGTGTCATCTTCTCGCTTCCTCTGAGTCTCTACTGGATCCaggctcgtcgacgtctctccTGGACCCAGTAGATAGTCGATTATGCCCCCGAGCATCGTATCATGAGCTCCACTTCTGTGGCGTCCGTTCAACTGTGAAATGCGCGgacgaatcgacgttttTGAATCGCTTCCAGCGATCACGTGAGGTGAGCGTGAAGAGCGCGTGTGTTACATCACACATCTCACGTGCCATAGACCTGACTTATTTTTGTGAGATCCGCGAGGAAGCCGAAAGGAGGGAGCGCGGATAAGATACATGTACAGAGAATATACCATTACTGCTGCGGCCTACTGCTGCACGTAAGAAATCTTTGTCACGTGAGACATCTATGCGCGTCCGGGTTGGTCGTCCGGGATAGACAATTTTATACGGGACTACAGAAGTAGCTCGGCGGGCTGATTTCGCGGTATTTCTTTGACAGACGGCGCTCCAGCTGAGACCCAGGAGCGTGTCTACACCCAACCGCCGCACTCACAATGTCAAAACAGCAATCGAAGCCAGAAACGAGGGCAGCGAAAgcagcgaaacgaaaacgcagcgacgtctcgccgtcgaggAGCGAAATCCCGGGACGGGACCCCGTTCTCGCCCTACCACCACATCGCGCCTCGTacgcaacgaaacgaagaacgtcgacgactcgaaaACGACAGCAGGAagcgcacgacgacgattcgtcaaCGGTAAACagcgaaagaaagcaaaaaaaaagaaaatggcgaccacttttctcttcgtcgcttcgcaGATTCTTCGAGCGGGCGAATCCTCGACGAGCTTCGTCGCtgatcttcgtcgtccgctGGCGGAGATCGACGATGCGGAATCGTTTCTACGGGCCCCGTCCGCTCccctcgtcgccgcggcggGGGCGCGGTCGGATTTGTCAATGAACGCCGGTTGGATTCTGCGCCAGCACATAGGAGATCGACGCGGACCGCTGCCGCCGTTCAGCTGGACCGATTCGGACGATTTATGGCAATACGCGTTGAGCAAGGACGCGATCTATCGGAAGGACGAGTTTTATTTGAAGAGGAATCATCcgcgtttgacgtcacgtatgCGGGCGATTTTATTTGAGTGGCTCATTGAGgtttgtgacgtcagtttgTATTATTTTcattaaaaaaattggatTTTTTCTACAGGTTTGCGACGTTTTTGAGATGCATCGCGAAACGTTTTATTTGGCGGCCGAATACTGCGATCGGTTTTTGACGCAGACCTGTTCCTATGGGGACGGGCAGTTGCAATTGATTGGTGTCACCAGTCTTTTCATTGCAGCGAAAGTCGAAGAAATTTATCCTCCTAAAATAATCgattttgctgacgtcaccgacggaGCTTGTACGACGAAACAAATCGAGGAAATGGAGCTCTTGCAATTGCAGGTGTCGCCGAGTGGATAGAGGGATGCAAATGTGTGTTGAGCATGTTTTTTTGGTAGACTTTAGATTGGATGTTGAGTCCTATTACACCCAATTCTTGGCTGAGCGTCTTCTTGCAATTGGCCAATGTGAAATCGAtgaaaacgccgtcggaGAATTTTCTAACCCCGGCTTATTCCCAACAAGACTTCAT
The Oscarella lobularis chromosome 3, ooOscLobu1.1, whole genome shotgun sequence DNA segment above includes these coding regions:
- the LOC136185034 gene encoding low-density lipoprotein receptor-related protein 6-like; its protein translation is MWRRSRAISCTDVQTLLLALALTLGVVHIRISLAAYRDLPPTFLLLSEESRIRGLAVNDTTGKMYDAFPPLSVTRAIGIGFDAAAAVVYWTDSGRKAIMKSSLIVNVSTATTVVPALEKPEDVAVDWAGQYVFYTDTVLKRIGMASLDGYFATWVIESGLDKPRAIALDPEDGRMYWTDWGNVPRIERAHMSGAGREVLVNTSIVYPNGLALDLTIGRFYWVDAKLDVVESCHLNGSGRRMIGKYEAPKTGGLHPFSLALFRNHLYWTDWSMRGIVEVGIDEARAKRVAGTLSNAKRPMGIAAYDSQRVRGRNGCSSANGGCEQLCQAEPNRRRVCRCSYGRTNGDRCRRDDSYVLYADIDSIRASTFAPNETHEANFAVVSNAIPYGVDYAKSLGVVIWAEESTGRIASASYPLGRTPTVLVDTDGGRPTAVAYDWMSANLYFVDKNRKEIVACRLDGGDGRARYRYCKAIVVTDLGSPTSIAVDPAAGYMYWTDADVKFNRIERSYMNGDGRQVVVVNLDSPRAVALANGKLYWTEFYGNKIGVANLDGTEQSVLISKHPLLEDPNRLALHNGYMYITSGGYDYLLRARLNGSDLILFRKTRDTPDGIVVVHADMQIGSNMCSFLNGGCRQLCFPVPNGGRTCACGKDETSQCLPDVELTVTEVAATVTLECRITNHGVPFVSVLWLRDNETIAKSAYDDASLPLSNEPAVVVLQLNSVRTGLYACKVVNEYGAAVSSVAVAVPPLSPTTTTTTKTTSSFTILYIVSSAGILLLVLVALIVFVWLCRRRRRKRSASSSSSQAVAYVANVTRGRYSSQTSNSTLVATSPLETNAVAYPTSRESNAFSLNNFRGRTSPPPLEFSSPLPPLSSSSSVDSLAVKPSAAVD
- the LOC136185059 gene encoding tumor protein p53-inducible nuclear protein 2-like, which gives rise to MLGGIIDYLLGPGETSTSLDPVETQRKREDDTIDLTETTEDDFIVVTDSTKTKGRRGDDEEWVVVDTWQRKESDDEEDNGWVVAPPECFRRAETTTGTNVVESTDMENLLIEHPSMSVYVMRAPVVRRRSTSAARLSRSDHDERRVARARLAHALGAVPSNRNVRKTDAAPTRCCQAKKVRAASKLGNLVHQRWSSSKQKKVVRQKIVCPRKSY
- the LOC136185056 gene encoding uncharacterized protein F13E9.13, mitochondrial-like encodes the protein MSNLSAAARFANVFGRARRAAIGMIHVEALPGSPKHRLPVSAIVEKAVNEAKIYKECGLHGLLIENMHDVPYLNSEVGPEVVACMTAVCQRVKQESKMPCGIQILAGANSAALAVAKAAQMDFIRAEGFVFAHVADEGIISSCAGELMRYRKIIEGEDIMVFTDVKKKHSSHALTSDVNITETAQAAEMFLSDGVIITGSTTGLPASNEDVSTVLKSVNIPVLLGSGVTPANVLSYPSQLHGMIIGSYFKKNGCWQNDVDRERVSEFMNKIER
- the LOC136185033 gene encoding coiled-coil and C2 domain-containing protein 1-like, coding for MFRSKKGNSNPSEEKRTKKKDLNAMFGFDMDADADDDDLEAELLALTGNPAQQSKKKQAKKDVSLAEIQAMAEEGLRDVDEDDMSDVDEDDDLLSELADLTGGEAPDAVPMPTSESTPRSPNAGIVKLIEERKSLYERAVARANADGDKSKIRRFSRSLKTCEELLKAAQKGQHVDEAEVPPPVHVPSKEEPLSNPRPQPAAAPPVSPDGLDKPKPAPRPVAAEKPKPAPRPSTTTPEQMKPAPAPPAAKRPVPTPRSDAMTAQPVVVVSNPEPSDEGDADDLIKAVLSLLHERLTQYRSAAIQAKKGGDKGAAVEFMKKAKYFEQTVASIQKEEEVDLSQIPSAPPGFKTSAKSQLTLQKLNEMAPDSESVPAPSPSPSPSPVPQEIPSKPTSLLEGLEQRLAKYQSAVELAKNDGQSGKVRRMNRIVGQYKEAIQACKSKKSYAYDELPAPPGFPPLPLSHQSPLAGALTASAPSIESSRLVQTSPRPATLQTFPAPRSTNDEQLDRLVHRQTELKKAALQAKHDGNVDLAKKIFFQAKSMDQMIEAARGGIKVDMSQMPSLSPSPQPPAVEAAAPKINVERTEADDETLARLESTLSKQVDLAKRMELYYNGTGHLKEAAEYRNMVRSSQRDLDAVKNALSYQKPVPQFHYEDRAFSKLNVFPELSESEVEVVVVRGINLPLPKKVEAKDFDTYVTVEFPYPQEDSPSAKTSVIKGTDNPTYEHSMKFPIDRKQRAFGRALKRRPVRAELWHSRSWSLFRGDQSLGEVAIRIEALETKCEVHECADLTANRKLVGGKLEIRVRLRQPLQGDDVNIVNERWLVIDHPPSSASLHRRSPSPRRESSPESETTSIGPTISSIMSFRVVQAELQSAEKTIAQMKSHRQKPPKVYDHRVRECREKLSSIQTEMKRGGKAYIASYVKRLAGKVAEEQALAAQLVRAGSRTDAAAALHRKKIMENEIKEWKVKFHI
- the LOC136185038 gene encoding probable ATP-dependent RNA helicase DDX27, whose product is MVRESLCGTHVHIMANHAGFVLTLDDDDPVPDEEADTDEEERRSIASTRRRKQTHEAKAFNADFQFSIGETDFTSDTWAIGADVREAAKGKTSIRNLDENIRQRIADRKAKIEARRKKKQKKEEGKGEEKRAENSKEESGEDDDEEEEEEEDADSDDMIDDSSDDETDSETEAEKAAYFEAPPPLVEMNFTDMNLSRPLLKAITSAGFTHPTPVQAAAIPVALAGKDLCASAATGTGKTAAFILPVLERLLFRPKNAAVTRVLVLVPTRELAVQVHAVGNTLAKGTGVQFCLATGGMDLRRQEAELRRRPDIIIATPGRIIDHLRNTPSIDLQTIEILIIDEADRILDENFEDQLNELIRLTPRNRQTMLFSATMTDEVKELARLSLNQPVRLFVDSNTDVADNLQQEFLRIRASREADREAIITALCCRSFNDRCLVFLPTKWQAHRLRIVLGLLGLSVGELHGSLSQAQRLEALHKFKENEISILTATDLAARGLDIIGVKTVINYSMPSTFKRYIHRVGRTARAGRWGRAVTLVGEKDRKLLKEIVKKAKVPVKSRIVAPEVILKYKQKVNQLESDVKVLLKQEAEEKEMKFAEMEVSKAKNLIEHKEEISRRPQRTWFESSQQKRKANVLANGLPESKKTQLDKKRRLANGIQKSHDDKEQSNLRRSMEYQARQAKRAKRKRRLNAMPDETPNSNSILVQPKRKKKTSTEVGGGKSFERELTNTSKKMMKGLSKRTSSTIKTAKGKPGKFKSKKRYKRR